The Magnolia sinica isolate HGM2019 chromosome 10, MsV1, whole genome shotgun sequence genome includes a window with the following:
- the LOC131217346 gene encoding protein STRICTOSIDINE SYNTHASE-LIKE 13-like, translated as MTMLAIFFIFVFFCFPSLSLSLPLDITIEAGRFQQLDLGGLVGPESIAFDPVGQGPYTGVSDGRVLKWQGTAHGWTEFAVTSPHRDNTWVTISGDRTGRLLKYDPRSKELTLLLKGLVYPNGVAISKDSTFLLIVETTTQRILRFWLQGPKVGALEFFAQLSGYPDNIKRNPRGEFWVAITPSSINSVIGMCFNEKGEITEVLNDKFGMITSHLSEVEENNGSLWLGSVVAPDVGIYKL; from the exons ATGACAATGCTTGCCATCTTTTTCATATTCGTCTTCTTCTgttttccttctctctccctctctctccctttagatATCACCATCGAGGCTGGACGCTTCCAACAGCTCGATCTAGGCGGTCTGGTTGGGCCAGAGAGCATAGCCTTCGATCCAGTGGGCCAGGGTCCTTATACAGGTGTCTCAGATGGTCGAGTTCTTAAATGGCAAGGCACGGCCCATGGCTGGACTGAGTTTGCGGTCACTTCACCACACAG GGACAACACATGGGTCACTATAAGCGGCGATCGGACAGGAAGATTGTTGAAATACGATCCACGAAGCAAAGAGTTGACCTTGTTGCTTAAAGGCCTCGTCTACCCAAATGGGGTGGCAATTAGTAAGGATAGCACATTCCTCCTCATCGTCGAGACCACCACCCAAAGAATTTTGAGGTTTTGGCTTCAGGGTCCTAAAGTCGGAGCCCTTGAATTTTTCGCCCAGCTATCAGGATACCCAGATAACATCAAAAGGAACCCTAGAGGAGAATTCTGGGTAGCTATCACACCATCATCCATCAACAGTGTGATTGGAATGTGTTTTAATGAGAAGGGTGAGATCACGGAGGTATTGAATGACAAATTTGGAATGATTACTTCACATCTTAGTGAAGTAGAAGAAAACAATGGGAGTTTATGGTTGGGATCTGTGGTTGCGCCTGATGTTGGCATTTACAAGCTTTAG